AGATTTGATGTTGTGCCGCCGAACGTTTGGGAAATTTTCGTCCAGTTCTCAGGTGTGGACACTGAACCCGACTGATCAAAGTCGACGCCCACCACTGGATGCAGTTCGTCATCAGCAATGCTGGCCGTCACGGGATTGATAAGTGTGCCGACCGGGTAATTTGAATCGGCAGTCGCGGTCACCATGTGAGTGACGGTGCCTAAGTGAATTCCTTCAGCCAGGGAATCGTCAGTTCCTCGAACATACAAGGTTTGGGCCGTCGAATTCGCGGCTATCAGAACAGAGGTTGCACCAAAGTTGACTCCGTCAAGGCTCACTTCCAGCTGAGCTCCGCCATTGATAGTGATTTCCACATTTCCGGAAGGCACAGTATTGAGTGCCAGCGTATAGGTGTCCACGCCGACACCGCCGACAACGCCGTCCTCACTCACCGACGTGCCGCCACCGGATTCAACCACGGTCACACCCGGCGCACCCGCATTGGAAATGATCGTGAAGTTCGCATCCGAAATGTCAAAGAAGACATTCCCGACACCGCGTACTCGAACCCGGGCCTCGGTGGTGTCGATATTGGGTACCGTTAGTGTATGGCTGCCGTCGTTCGTCGTGCTGCCTGCCAGAACGAAGGGATACGTCAGGCCACCATCCAGCGACAGGTCGATTGCAACGTTTGACGTATTAATGCCGCTTCCCGTTGTCCCGGCGACGTCCCAGGAAATCGTTTGCGTCGAACCACCAGTCCAGTTCACCGCCGCATTTGGAGCGGTCACAGCAAACGGACTGCCGGTGTTGACGACGTTGATCAGCACATCGTCGGAATTCACACCGCCGTTGCCGTCGCGCACGGTGGTGCGGAAGTTCAGGTCGCGGGTCGTAGTCGGCAGAGCTTCGCCGATGGCGGCCGTGTTCACGTTGTTTACCAGATCGGGCAGCCGTGGGAACGTCCGTGTCGAGTCCGTCGACGGCAGAAATGAACGAAACAGCGGGCTGCTGCCATTGTCCGTCAGTGGCAGGCTCATCGCGGGCCCGAGGTCAAGCTGTTCCCATGTGTAGGTGAACGTATCGCCGAGATCCGCGTCGAAACCGACAGCCGTCAATTCGAATGGCGTGCCTGCTGGAATCGTGAAATCGGCACCACCGTTGACGACCGGCACATTATTGCCAGTTGACGTCGTCGAATTGGGGGTACCCGAACCAGCAATAAAGGTTTGCACTTGTTCAAAGCTGGCAGCATGCAGGTAGTTGTTCGGATCTACTTGGAGGTTGTCTGCTCCGGAAATGCCAGCGTAGCTCATTAACGTCGAACCACTGGCTGGCTCGTAGGCGTTCGTACCCTCTCGATTTCCCACGGCCGATCCGAAAGCGTCTGCGTTAAACGTGTGGTCCGCTCCGAACTGATGAGCCAGCTCGTGGGCGGCCAGACTTAGCCAGCTGGAACCCTGAGGATTGGCTGACAACGAAACTCCGCGACCTTTGCTCGTGCTGCTATTGACAACACCAAGACCGGCCAGCCCCGAACCTCCACTGCCAGTTGTACCGAACACATGTCCAATGTCGTAATTGCCCACTCCCACGACATTGTTCAGAATCGGCGTGTTCTCATTGATCATCGCCCCGGTGTTGCCGTTGCTGTATCCGTCCGTCCCCGCGTCCGTAAAGATCGTGCTCAAACCTGAAACCAGATCCAGGCGAATCGACAGCTCCGATTCAAAAATCGAGTTCACGTCGTCGACAAATGTCTGAATCGCAGTTAACGCCTGCGTCTGCCCGCCAAAGAACGCGGTGTATTCGGCCGTCGCTGCGATGGCCAAACGATAGTTCCGCAATTGATCGCCGACGTCGATATTGTTGCCAATTGTCGCAGACAGCAAAGCGCGGTCTTCCATCCGCTCAACACAGCAAGTGACCTGTGGCTCGTGCCGAGCCCCATGCTTGTCGATCCGCCGAGATCGTCGCTTTTGCCCACGAAGCAACGAGTCTAAGAACTTCTGGCCAATCGACCTTGCACGTTGCGTGCGGCGAGGCTTGAACTGCATAGAAGTCTCCATCTGATGAGAATTTTGCGAAGTGCGGAAGAGGAGTGGCTGAAGAACCGCCACATATTCTAAGAGCAGCTCGCAATGATCAACCGTACACCAATTTTGGCTGCCAACTGATACCGCCATCTTGAAGTAGGGAACAGAATTGACAGCCTCAAAAGAAATTCAAAGGAACGCGAGCCGATAGGGTTAAATCGTATTTTCTAACTGTTTTGACGGTCCAAGTGGAGCAGCTACAGGTCACAACTGCCCCGTGAAATGTTGCAGCAGTGAAATCTGCGGCCCCGAAGTACGCCCGATGGTCCATTAGCATTCTTGGCCGTTAATTAAGCGGTCTATGGTGGTCTCAGGCGGTGGGGAATCGCCCCAATGCAATACGGTGACAAATGGGTGAGAGTTCGCGGACTTCTTTGACCTTGCCGTCTTCTATCCGCTTGTCCGACGGCGGTGCGCGGTGCGAAGGACCGAGCAGCCGGCACATAGTAGAAGCATCGCGGTGGTGTTTGGCTCGGGAACCGGCGAAACGGCTGTGAGTGATGTTAGCCGAAATGACGTTGAGCCAGCACCACCACCCGGCGTGGAGAACGAGAGATTGAGAATCGCGTGATCCGAATCGAAGTTTGGGCCGGTGTTATCGAGGAAGAATGTCAGGTCCGGGGGCGTGGCCACCAAGTCTTCTGAATCGAGGCCTTGCTGATCAAGGTCCTGGAGGCTCAATTGGGCGCCAACCAAGTTGCGGTTCGCGTTGTAGAAGCTGCTGAATACCGTAATTCCGGAGACGGCCGAGTTGACAACATATTTGTCTGATAGAAAGTTAAAGCTCCCACTGGTTTGGACAGGGTCGCCGAGAAGAATGTCACCACCGGGACCACCGTTGCCAGTGCCAAATCCATCAATGGTGATATCGAAGTTGGTAATTGCATCCGTGTAAAAAGTAAAAGTGTTTGCCGCAGGTGTGGTCGTGGGAGCGGTGTCCAATTCAAACGTGTAGCTACCGCTTATCGTTTGCCCCGCACCGAAGGGCAACGTACTACTCGGACTGTCAGCAACGGCTTCAAATGCAAAAGTAATGAGATCAGCAGATGCCGTGGAGTCATGACCGCCACAAAAAATTACAATGACCGCCATCACAATTCCAAGGCACTGGTGATTCTTTGTCTTCATTCAATTCAGACCTCCAAAACGACGTTCGGCGAATGCAGGGAACCGATTATCGAGCTAGGTAGCAGGCTCAGTCAAACGGTTTCCGCCACTGTGGAGAATATTCTGCAACCGCTGACGCTGAAGGCTGACTTGGCGTCAGGCGATTGAACTTTGCGATTGCCGGTGAGGCGAATCCGCGACAAGGCGATGAGGTGAACTGCATGATTCGCCAAGACGTGTTGCCCCGGGTATGGCAGAGCGAGCCGCCTTGCGATGCGTTGCCGAGAGGTTTGTGGGGGCTCAACACCGAGGCCCCTTATGTCAGCACGCGGTCGATTGTCTCGAAGAGTCTTTCGGCAACGATGGGCTTTCTCAAAAAATCGTCAGCGCCGGCCTCCATGCATTGTCTGCGATCGTGGGTGGCCGACATCATAACTATTGGAGTACGAGTGTCGGTTGAAAGTCCGCTGTCGCGTAGCCTGGCAACGGCATCCAAGCCGCTCAGTCCCGGCATTTCAACGTCTGTCAGAATCAGATCGGGGCGATTGCCCAAGGCGCTATCGATGAGTTCCAGGCCGGTTGTGACTTCCGTTGCCGAGAAGTTGATCTCCTTGAGAAAGACACAGACAATCCGGCGAATTGCTGGTTCGTCGTCCGCGATCAGGACACTGATTGGTCCCTTGTTCCGCAGCCGGCTGATAAGTTGGAGTTGTTCATTTGACTCGCCCATGGTTTGCACGATCCTTCCGAATTGAACCGGCCCGCTCAATTTGCAACCCGCGCAAAGCAGACCTCTTGTTCTGTTTCTGTTACGGCGAAGCGAGCCACAACCTTGTGGCAACGGTGAAGTTTAGTGGGGGAAATAAACCGGAAAATGATAACCGTGTCAAATAATCGCCGTGCTTCTCGCTAACGTCCATAGGCCGGCCAGGAACTCAACGTGCGGGTGAATACAGAATTGAGGTGGCCGGTCTCAACGTCTAGCTTGGCCCCCTGTCGGTATTGGCTGTCGGTGTCGCCGGTCGTTGGCAAGGCGGGTTCCGGTGTGCTCGCGTCTTACAACAAAGCAACACTCAAATACAACGCCACCGGGGACTCGGCTGTAAACACCGACAACGGCTTCCTTTTCTGGACAGCCGGGGGAACGAATTTCGCCCCGCGATCTCTGGATTATTCCATGGGACTGGCTGGTACAGCAGTTCCCAAACCGAGTGCGGCTATGCTGCTTGTCGGTGGAGTTGTAGCAATGCTCCTGACAAGACGCAGCGTTCGAAAGAAATGACCTTTCGTCATGCCGCACCATCAGTAGGTGCCGCCAATGCGCCAATCGGCCCAGCAGGAATTGAAGCGCATTGGGTGCATGGGGAGAGCGAACGCTGCTTCAAGACAACGAGACGGCAAAATCCTCAAACCCCGCACGCTGTTCGAATAAACACGCATGCCGTGACCTGAGGATAAAGGTTGGCATGATTCGCTGACCTACGTTTTCTGTATGCGTCGAAATGTTTCACATCATGATCGGAAAAAGAACGGCGCTGCTGCTGTTGAGCTGGCGGTATGTTTGCCGGTCGTCGTGTTAATCGCGATATCCGGCTTTGAAGCAGCTCATTTTCTACATCTGAAACAGACATTGACGCTGGCGGCGTATGAGACGGCCGCGGCGGCGGGAACCACCGGCAAAACAGAAGCCGATGCATTGGCCTGCGGCACGATGGTGTTGCAGTCCAGAGAAACAGCGGACGCGACAATATCGATTTCTCCCAGCATTACGGCAGTGACCGCTCCCGGGACAGAGATCACAGTGACCGTGTCAGCCCCGGCATCTTCCAATAGTGCCGGATTCTGCACCTTCACGGCGGGAACAACTGTTCGATGTGCGGTCACAGTAACGAGGAACTGAATTACGATGCGATGTCACGTTCCGTCATCGAGCAGTGCAATCCCAAAACGAGCGGGGGCGATGCTGCTTCTTGTCATGGTTGCCCTGCTTGCGATTATTGGGGCAACGGTTTTTGGTGTGGATGTTGCTTTCATGCAGCTGGCAAGAACCGAACTCCGCGCCGCAGCAGACGCCGCCGCGAAAGCTGGCGCTGAGGCACTTGTGCGCACTCAAAGCGAAACGGACGCAGCGGCAGCCGCGATCAGAATTGCGTCGTTGAATACTGTCGCAGGTGAGCCGCTGGTTCTGACATCGAATGACATCGCAGTTGGCCAGTCCATCTATCAGGAAGACGGAACCTGGGTGTTCACGGAGGGACTTACGCCAGCGACGGCGGTTCAGGTAACGGCATTCAAAAGTGACACGACCAGCGCGGGGGCGATCGATCTGCTGTTTGGGGGATTCCTTGGGACGAGTAAGTTCGCGCCTCGACAGACGGCCGTCGCCAGTCACTTTAGCCAAGATGTCGTTCTGGCTGTCGACCGTTCGCATTCTATGTGTTTTGATTTCAGCGGTACGGACTGGAGCTACCCTTCCGGCACGCCAACGTCGCCCGATCCCGTTTGCTACCCACCGAACGATACGTATAGTCGGTGGGCGGCAACCATGAGTGCGATCGACACTTATCTTACGGTCTGTGCGACAAACGGTGCACTGCAGAGAACCGCAATGCTCTCGTGGGGTTCCGAGATCACCTTGGACGACTACGAAGGCGGATTATGCAACAAAACAGAGGTTGCAACTTTCATGGATGTTCTGCTTGACGGAACTCATCAGCAAATACGCGACGCACTCAATCAGCGAGCGTCCGAACCAATGCTCGGAGGCACCAATATGAATGCAGGCCTGGACGCCTCTATTGACCTGCTGGTCAATGATAGTCGCCCCCTCGCAAAGCGGTCGATTGTGCTTCTCACCGATGGTCGATGGACAGTTGGCAGTAATCCGATCAATGCGGCAAACCGAGCAAAGTCCCTGGACATCATCATTCACGTAGTCTCGCTCCTTGATTCGGTTGATCTCAACGGAATGGACAGAATTGCTGCCACGACAGGTGGTAAACACATTCATGCCTCAAACCAAGCTGAACTTGAAGCTGCCTTCCGCGAGCTCGCACTCACACTACCAGTGGTCCTGACCAAATGAATCGTCTACGAGATTTCAGAAGACCCAAAGGCAAATGGCGCGGCACGTTGTCAGTTGAGATTGCGGCCGTGACGCCGATTCTGATCATTCTGGTGTATGGTTCGATCGAGCTGCACCGCATCAACATGATCCGATCGTCCGTCGACAATGCAGCCTACGAGGGAGCTCGAGCAGTAACAGTGCCCGGAGCGACATCGAATCAGGCTACAGCAGCGGCTCAGCAGATTCTGGACGCCGTCGGAATCAGGAACGCAACAATCACGGTCACACCGGAAACCATTCTCCCGGAGACAGCGATTGTTGAGGTCGCCATCAATGTCCCGTTAAGTGACAACTCTTTTGGTCTGGTGCCCTACCTGACAACTCGGACTCTGGAAAAACGTTGTGCGCTGCAACGTTCTGCGGCAAATCGATAGATTGGTTCTGGCTGTGACGAGGGAAACTTTGAGAATAGACGATGGCATACCGATCCGCACGAAAACTCTCGTTTATGCGGTTTGTGCCCATGAGCACTCTCCAAATGCATTTGCCTGTCTCCAATTGGTCAGTGACGCATGTCTCACACGGAGCAACGTGAGCAATGGTTAAGGGCGAGCAATTCATTGTCGAGACCCCTGGGCCAGCTTTGCCCCGGCTGACTCGGAATCAGATTCTGGCGGCTTTTCAATCCGGACATCTGCCAATCATCGCTGTCATCCGGCACTGTCCGGAATCGGAATGTATTCCGGTGCTTGAGTTTCTTGGCGATGAAGCAATCGGCACCTCAGAATCCAACGCCAAATCAGTTCCGGCACTTACACTCTTGTTGCAATCGATTCGGCGAGGAACCCTGTTCCATTAGGCTTTGATCGGCCTGACGTGCGTCGCAAATCTTCGCTCACGTTTGACCATTCAGCCGCGAGCAGCCTCGGTTCGAATGCGGTCTGCACGCGATACAAGCGTTTGGTGCTCGGCCCACGTTTCGCTCAACCGTCTCATCTGCCAAGCTGCGTTGGTTCTTCATCCCATCGGACACGATGTCAGAATCGTCACGTGCTGTCCGCATGGGGTCGCGTTGTCGCTGAGTCGAGTTCCCAGAGCAACCAATTCCAAGCGGTCGCTCGAATGGTCGGTGACACTGCCGCGCTGGATTCTCACCACTGTGCCATTCTGCGCAGACTAAAGATGTGCCTGGTGTTCTGAACGTCGGGGCATGATTTACGCAGAAGCGGCTGTGTATCTCAAATTCAACAGACTGTAAAAACGTCCGCCGGGTTCGAATATTCTGAAGTACTGACTTCGATAACCGATGTGTGGACCGCAAACGTGACACAAGTTACAGCGGAAACAAATCATCCTGCGGGTCTGGAACGGTGTCTCAGATGAATCGGCAATTGGTAACGGTCGTGATGCCAGCATACAATGCGGCACTGCACATTGAGGAAGCAATCCGGAGTGCGTTGCAGCAGGTTGATTGCGACGTGGAAGTGATGGTCGTAGATGACGGCTCGACGGACAATACCGCGTCAATCACTCAATCCTTTGACGATCGGGTTCGTTATGTGTCGCAATCCAATGCCGGTCCGGCTGCCGCCAGAAACCTTGGAGTGTCGCTGGCAAGCCATGACTGGATCGCGTTCCTTGATGCCGATGACGTCTGGGAACCAACGAAGTTAAGTTGTCAGCTCCAACTGGCTCAGAAATCGAATTCACCGTTTGTTTACACAGACGCCAGGAACTTTGGCGATGATCATGTCTCGGAACTGCGATCTTCGGTCGGAGGGATGCCCAGAGGCGACGTTCTGGAAGCTCTATTGCTGGATAATTTCATCACGCTGTCGAGCGTGCTGCTTCGCCGGGAATTGTTTCAGTTTGTGGGAGGATTTCGAACGGAGTACTGCGGAACCGAAGACTGGGATTTGTGGCTTAGGATCGCCGCGGCAAGGATAAACTTCGAAGTCGTGCCGGAACCACTGACACGATACCGTTGGCAGGACGGTTCATTGTCAAAGGCCCACCTCACCATGGCGCGGCAAAGGTGGAAGACACTGGACGAGGCGATTTCACTGAAGAAAAACCACTCCATTTCCTGGTCCGTAGCGCGACGGGCACGAGCTAAGGTGATGGCGACTTCCGCGTGGTTTGCCGAAGATGCTCATCCGGGCCACGCATTATATTGGTATTGCCAGTCCCTTTTTTATTGGCCATTTTGTAAGACGACGTGGAAGGCACTCATCAAGATAGCACTCAAGGCAATGACTCGGCGCTGGAATACGGTCGCCAGCGGCGACCCGGTAAATACGGATTCAGAACTGGCGGACACATCGACTGCTATGAGAATTCCACGCCAACTGACGTAAGAACGCTTTCGTTGCAGGCTCCAAACCCCACTTGAATAGGAAGCATTTGCCGAGTCACCGTAGCTTGCCCGTAGCTGGGGTTTGATCCTGAGGATTACAACCAGATTCTCCCAATCGTCGTAGAGTGCACAAGTACAATCTGAAAGCAGAGGTCGATGACATCCGTGCGGTCATTGCATGCGGCTTACGCATATCCGTTGAGGTCGAGCCAATGTTCGGGGGCTTGTTCCATGATGTCCTGGACGGTGTAGGGTTCGATGCCGTTGAGTTGTCTTGGGGGGAGACTCGCTTGATGGCAGTGGCGACTTCGGGGCGGCAGCCAGTGATGACTGGGAGAGGCTGGTCATTGGCGGTTGGATGCGTTTTGCTGGACTGGCAGCTGCGGCGGGATGACTTGCCAACTTGGCAGCATTGGAGGGATCTGGTGATCGTTTGCGCCAAAGTTGAAGTCGTCCTCTTTTTCTGTGAGCTTCGAAGGCACCTTCACGCCTTCGGCCAGTGAACAACCGTTTGTCATTCAGCGCCCTTTTTTCTATTTCTCGTTTTCCGGGGCTTGGACTTTCTGAAGACGGCTCCCGGAGGAATCTCGGCCAAAAGTCGGCGTGCCATCCCCAGGAGGACTTGAAAATTAGGAATAGCGGGAAGCATAGCGAGACTAGGGGCAAGCTTAATGACCAAGGAGGCATTTCTTGAGCGTCGAAGAAATTAGCCGCAACTTTTGTCCTGGCCGACACGCCGAGCCGTATTCGGTCGTGACCACCGAACGCAGTTGTGACGCGTCGAAATGCCGCTTCTAGCAGATCCGTTTTCGTGCGTAATGTCGGTTCGTCCTTAGTCACCACCAATGTTCCGGGCAGGGCCCGAATTTGTTAATCAAATGCATTCAAGCGGATGACAATGTTCGGCTGATCTAAGCCGCATGGACTGCACTCGGTCAGTTGCGCCGAAGTGGCGTAATTCTCTTCAACCTCAAGGCTTTCCCGGTGTCGCCTCGCCAGGATTATCGACAGCTGAGACCCAGGATGCTGAAGATATTCCGACTGTCTGACAGGCATTCGTAGAGGCGATGCTCGACTCTTGAAGCCGGTTTCAATTCAGATGATAGTACTGTCACTGACCATTCACTTCTGCAATCCCAAGATGCGGAATCCGTCAAGATCCAACGAACTTGAGAATGCGCCAAATCAATGTCATGTCAGAAGAACGAATTTAGACACAACAACTGCGCTGCCGATGACATTCGCCCAGATTCTGGGACGTGATAACTTCGAACTGACCACAACTTCCGTCTACGCTCCACAACCGGGCAATGGATTCACGCTTCCCCCCGGGACTCCGCCTTCGGACACAATTCACCTTCTTCCGATTGCGCTTGATCTGGGATCATGGTCAAACATTCTGGACCAGATTTACGGAACGAACACATCATCAGCGTGCGGCAACGGCGCGACGGGACAGGGGGCCAATGCAGATTTGTTCGAAGACGACTACACATGGAACACTACTGACCGGGTTGTGAAATCAGGCGAATCAGACGGAGTTCTCGAAATCAACATCTACCCGGACCTGAATAGCAGACTGACACCCGGTAATCGCGGAACGGTTGACTTGGGTCACGCGGGAAACAGTACTTCGGATCTCAAGCGACAGATCCGCTACGGTCTCAACTCTTATGATCTGTCGTTTTTTCCGGACAACAAAATCACATTCAATTCCAGCGGTGCGCTGTACCTGAATGGCGATACCGGAATCAGTGCGGGTATCAAAGACGCGTTAGAAGATATGATTGGTCAGGTCAGAGCCATTCCGATCTTCATTTTTGTCACCGGACAGGGAAACAACGCGACCTACACCATTGTGAAGCTCGTGGGTGTCCACATCATGGGCGCAAAAATGACCGGTGGGCCAAATTCCCGACATCTGACTGTGCAGCCCGCCGTATCTCTGACTCGCACGTGCTCCGCGGTGCCCTGAGCGTCAACGTCGACTCAATTCTGAGCCAGCCCGTTCCAGTCCACTAAGAATCCAATGCGCCGCATGTCCGTCGGCTGAGTACACACGAATACGCGAAAGGTTCAAAGATCCCGCGCATAAAAAACGGCTCTGGTGCAGTACTTGCATCAGAGCCGTTTGTACCGATAAGACGAAGTTGCGCGTGGTTGAGGTCGCACAAACGGTCGAAGTAACTATTTG
This DNA window, taken from Fuerstiella marisgermanici, encodes the following:
- a CDS encoding response regulator is translated as MGESNEQLQLISRLRNKGPISVLIADDEPAIRRIVCVFLKEINFSATEVTTGLELIDSALGNRPDLILTDVEMPGLSGLDAVARLRDSGLSTDTRTPIVMMSATHDRRQCMEAGADDFLRKPIVAERLFETIDRVLT
- a CDS encoding TadE family protein, giving the protein MRRNVSHHDRKKNGAAAVELAVCLPVVVLIAISGFEAAHFLHLKQTLTLAAYETAAAAGTTGKTEADALACGTMVLQSRETADATISISPSITAVTAPGTEITVTVSAPASSNSAGFCTFTAGTTVRCAVTVTRN
- a CDS encoding vWA domain-containing protein, with product MLLLVMVALLAIIGATVFGVDVAFMQLARTELRAAADAAAKAGAEALVRTQSETDAAAAAIRIASLNTVAGEPLVLTSNDIAVGQSIYQEDGTWVFTEGLTPATAVQVTAFKSDTTSAGAIDLLFGGFLGTSKFAPRQTAVASHFSQDVVLAVDRSHSMCFDFSGTDWSYPSGTPTSPDPVCYPPNDTYSRWAATMSAIDTYLTVCATNGALQRTAMLSWGSEITLDDYEGGLCNKTEVATFMDVLLDGTHQQIRDALNQRASEPMLGGTNMNAGLDASIDLLVNDSRPLAKRSIVLLTDGRWTVGSNPINAANRAKSLDIIIHVVSLLDSVDLNGMDRIAATTGGKHIHASNQAELEAAFRELALTLPVVLTK
- a CDS encoding TadE/TadG family type IV pilus assembly protein, giving the protein MNRLRDFRRPKGKWRGTLSVEIAAVTPILIILVYGSIELHRINMIRSSVDNAAYEGARAVTVPGATSNQATAAAQQILDAVGIRNATITVTPETILPETAIVEVAINVPLSDNSFGLVPYLTTRTLEKRCALQRSAANR
- a CDS encoding glycosyltransferase family 2 protein — its product is MNRQLVTVVMPAYNAALHIEEAIRSALQQVDCDVEVMVVDDGSTDNTASITQSFDDRVRYVSQSNAGPAAARNLGVSLASHDWIAFLDADDVWEPTKLSCQLQLAQKSNSPFVYTDARNFGDDHVSELRSSVGGMPRGDVLEALLLDNFITLSSVLLRRELFQFVGGFRTEYCGTEDWDLWLRIAAARINFEVVPEPLTRYRWQDGSLSKAHLTMARQRWKTLDEAISLKKNHSISWSVARRARAKVMATSAWFAEDAHPGHALYWYCQSLFYWPFCKTTWKALIKIALKAMTRRWNTVASGDPVNTDSELADTSTAMRIPRQLT